The window AAAACTCCCGCAATTTCCCGATAATCCATCCCTTGATATTTATGCATTAGCACGGCGGCGCGCTGTTTTTCCGGCAGCGCCATCACGTGTTTCTTGATGGCCTGGAGCCTCTCTCGCCGCAGAATGTTTTGTTCCGCATTCAGCGTCGGATCGGCAACATCCATCGTGGTGCCGGATTCTTCATCCGGCTCATCCAGGCTTACTACTTTTCCGCTGCGCTCAACCTTGTGGTCGCGCGCGTGGTTCACCGCCAGGTTGGTTGCGATGCGGTAGAGCCACGTCGTGAACTTGGCTTCCGCCGCATAGGTCTTGCGCGAACGATATACGCGCAAAAACACTTCCTGCGCCAGT is drawn from Terriglobia bacterium and contains these coding sequences:
- a CDS encoding sigma-70 family RNA polymerase sigma factor, which encodes MPTVTGRMQGIAEMAASHVPYDSLTDAEVMLRAGTDDNAAYEYLVTKYHRPMIAFMYRMCHNQALAEELAQEVFLRVYRSRKTYAAEAKFTTWLYRIATNLAVNHARDHKVERSGKVVSLDEPDEESGTTMDVADPTLNAEQNILRRERLQAIKKHVMALPEKQRAAVLMHKYQGMDYREIAGVLKLSESATKSLLFRAYEVLRDRLKEFV